The Fusobacterium necrophorum subsp. necrophorum genome has a window encoding:
- a CDS encoding GntR family transcriptional regulator — protein sequence MEKNNKKQLEYNSPYYIQLREIIRNKIEMGEYPLGTAIPSESELSITYGLNKKTVRNALKLLEKEGLLKKIQGKGIYVKGEKLEKKLTYQQGFIRKTECANEKIKVKTIKKYFRKAGKYYSKLLKIDPEDIIYYVQQVVMKNGKPVSIQESFIPRYILPRIEDIELSIYSISEVFYFYKILIEETIQELEIVKINKKNANILNIENEDFILKCSGINIDSLGRKVEYFNHFSRGDILNYHVNFIK from the coding sequence ATGGAAAAAAATAATAAAAAACAATTGGAATATAATTCTCCCTATTATATTCAGCTTAGGGAGATTATAAGAAATAAAATAGAAATGGGAGAATACCCACTTGGAACAGCAATCCCTTCTGAATCTGAATTATCAATAACATACGGATTAAATAAAAAAACTGTCAGAAATGCTTTAAAATTATTGGAAAAAGAGGGATTACTAAAAAAAATTCAAGGAAAAGGAATTTATGTGAAAGGAGAAAAATTAGAAAAAAAATTAACTTATCAACAAGGTTTTATTAGAAAAACAGAATGTGCAAATGAAAAAATAAAAGTAAAAACAATAAAAAAATATTTTAGAAAAGCTGGAAAATATTATTCAAAACTATTAAAAATTGATCCTGAAGATATAATTTATTATGTGCAGCAAGTTGTTATGAAAAATGGAAAACCAGTTTCTATACAAGAAAGTTTTATTCCCAGATATATTCTTCCAAGAATAGAAGATATTGAATTATCTATATACTCTATCTCAGAAGTTTTTTATTTTTATAAAATTTTAATTGAAGAAACTATACAAGAATTAGAAATTGTAAAAATAAATAAAAAAAATGCTAATATTTTAAATATTGAGAATGAGGATTTTATTTTAAAATGTTCTGGAATAAACATTGATTCTTTAGGAAGAAAAGTAGAATATTTTAATCATTTTTCTCGTGGAGATATTTTAAATTATCATGTAAATTTTATAAAATAG
- the tnpA gene encoding IS200/IS605 family transposase: protein MELDSNCHSVFLLCYHLVLVVKYRRKVFDDTISKFAKDMFVRIGVPYHITLVQWNHDKDHVHIMFKAHPKTELTKFINAYKSASSRIIKKEFPHIREYLWKEMFWSKSFCLLTTGGTPMEVIKKYIEEQGQKKKSF from the coding sequence ATGGAATTAGATAGTAATTGTCATTCGGTATTTTTGTTGTGTTATCACTTAGTTCTGGTAGTAAAATATAGAAGAAAGGTATTTGATGATACCATTTCTAAGTTTGCTAAAGATATGTTTGTAAGAATTGGAGTTCCATATCATATTACTTTAGTACAATGGAATCACGACAAAGACCATGTACATATCATGTTCAAGGCTCATCCTAAAACAGAATTGACGAAATTCATAAATGCATATAAATCAGCAAGCTCTAGGATCATAAAAAAAGAATTTCCACATATAAGAGAATATCTTTGGAAAGAAATGTTTTGGTCTAAAAGTTTTTGTTTGTTGACTACTGGGGGAACTCCTATGGAAGTCATTAAAAAATATATAGAAGAACAAGGACAAAAGAAGAAATCATTTTGA
- a CDS encoding cyclically-permuted mutarotase family protein, which produces MKKLLSILFFTCSCFSFAEHRISWEAVGALPAQKSYDKNIGTAGLLQGMIDDYVIVGGGANFPIKPLTEGGSKVTHKDIYLLKESKNGLDLVEQIQWNTPIGYGASVSTGKEIYYLGGSPEAAHNKDVLKVSVKNGKMKIEKVAELTHGFENGVATYQNGKIYYGVGKIEHEEGKLKNSNRFFVLDLKTGENKELAAFPGEARQQTVGQVLSGKFYVFSGGSSVSYIDGYAYDFEKNVWEKVADVVVNGEKILLLGANSVKISEDEMLVIGGFNHDLWNEASDKLSNLKDKELADYKAQYFGKEPFRYGWNRKILVFNAKENRWRSIGEVPFDAPCGAALLKHGNILYSINGEIKPGVRTPRIFRGEFR; this is translated from the coding sequence ATGAAAAAATTATTGAGCATTTTATTTTTCACTTGTAGTTGTTTTAGTTTTGCGGAGCATCGAATCAGTTGGGAAGCAGTGGGAGCATTACCTGCTCAGAAGTCTTACGACAAGAATATCGGAACAGCCGGTTTGTTACAAGGGATGATTGATGATTATGTCATTGTGGGAGGAGGAGCAAACTTTCCGATAAAACCTTTGACAGAAGGCGGATCTAAAGTGACTCATAAGGATATTTACTTGTTGAAAGAAAGTAAAAATGGATTGGATCTTGTGGAACAAATCCAATGGAATACTCCGATTGGTTATGGAGCGAGTGTAAGTACCGGAAAAGAAATCTATTACTTGGGAGGAAGTCCGGAAGCTGCTCATAATAAAGATGTTTTAAAAGTAAGTGTAAAAAACGGAAAAATGAAAATAGAAAAAGTAGCGGAATTGACACATGGTTTCGAAAATGGAGTGGCTACTTATCAAAATGGTAAAATTTACTATGGTGTTGGAAAGATAGAACACGAAGAAGGAAAATTAAAAAACAGCAATCGTTTCTTTGTCTTGGATTTGAAAACGGGGGAAAATAAAGAATTGGCAGCTTTTCCGGGAGAAGCAAGACAACAAACGGTAGGACAAGTATTGAGCGGAAAATTCTATGTCTTCAGTGGAGGAAGCTCCGTATCCTATATTGACGGATATGCTTATGATTTTGAAAAAAATGTTTGGGAAAAAGTAGCGGATGTTGTAGTAAACGGAGAAAAAATTTTGTTGTTGGGAGCAAATTCTGTAAAAATATCGGAAGATGAAATGTTGGTGATTGGAGGATTTAATCACGATTTATGGAATGAAGCCAGTGATAAATTAAGCAATTTAAAGGATAAAGAATTGGCGGATTATAAGGCACAATATTTTGGGAAAGAACCTTTTCGTTATGGATGGAATCGTAAGATTTTGGTATTCAATGCGAAAGAAAATAGATGGAGAAGCATTGGAGAAGTTCCTTTCGATGCACCATGTGGGGCTGCTTTGTTGAAGCATGGAAATATACTGTATTCGATCAATGGAGAAATTAAACCCGGAGTGAGAACCCCAAGAATTTTTAGAGGAGAGTTCCGTTAG
- a CDS encoding LacI family DNA-binding transcriptional regulator, which produces MMTQKKIAEMLGISRTTVARALQENSSIKEETRKKVLDLIQETKYEKNYLGSSLAGRKKIVHAFIVKSKNEFYTGEIQRGMQKIQQKYAKYRLEIEVHLHDIHQAQEQVAALENILSQEKQVDGILIVPLEKKKIYHVIKPHLKKIPVISLTMQLHSDIAHIGTDYHRQGRIVANILAHCLRKGESLVILDNGDDKLSTQDYLEGFCERISEEELDILGPYSCQGIQESVELLKKLSQEKKIRGVFSNRYAQDIMKELPDSWFVGKHIVVNGMSEEIEQLLLEKKIIATVTEEVYEEASFAGKLLFQTLYQNKKIPKIWSKTNSKIIYLENLEKK; this is translated from the coding sequence ATGATGACCCAAAAAAAAATAGCGGAAATGTTGGGAATCAGTCGAACGACAGTTGCCAGAGCTTTACAAGAAAATTCTTCTATCAAAGAAGAGACACGCAAGAAAGTTTTGGATTTGATACAAGAAACCAAATATGAAAAGAATTATTTGGGAAGCTCCTTAGCAGGAAGAAAAAAGATAGTGCATGCCTTTATAGTAAAATCAAAAAATGAATTCTACACCGGTGAAATTCAAAGAGGCATGCAAAAAATACAACAAAAATATGCAAAATATCGTTTGGAAATAGAAGTTCATCTTCACGATATTCATCAAGCTCAGGAACAAGTTGCAGCGTTAGAGAATATTCTATCTCAAGAAAAACAAGTCGATGGAATTTTAATTGTACCTTTGGAAAAAAAGAAAATTTATCATGTAATAAAACCTCATTTAAAAAAAATCCCGGTGATTTCTTTAACAATGCAACTTCATTCCGATATAGCTCATATAGGAACCGATTATCATAGACAGGGAAGAATTGTAGCCAATATTTTGGCTCACTGTTTAAGGAAAGGAGAGAGCTTGGTTATTTTAGACAATGGAGATGATAAATTATCCACCCAAGATTATTTGGAAGGATTTTGTGAAAGAATTTCGGAAGAGGAGTTGGATATTTTGGGACCCTATTCCTGTCAAGGAATTCAAGAAAGTGTAGAACTCTTAAAAAAATTATCTCAAGAAAAGAAAATTCGGGGAGTGTTCAGCAATCGATATGCACAGGATATTATGAAAGAATTGCCGGATTCCTGGTTTGTAGGAAAGCATATTGTTGTGAACGGAATGAGCGAAGAAATTGAACAGTTGTTGTTAGAAAAAAAGATAATTGCAACGGTGACGGAAGAAGTTTATGAAGAGGCTTCCTTTGCCGGAAAATTATTATTTCAAACTTTGTATCAAAATAAAAAAATTCCAAAAATATGGAGTAAAACAAACTCCAAAATAATATATTTAGAAAATTTAGAAAAAAAGTAG
- a CDS encoding sialic acid TRAP transporter substrate-binding protein SiaP: MNLKKLVAMGLVFGAMATAALAAEYELKMGMTAGTSSNEYKAAQFFAKQLKEKSKGEIELKLYPDAQLGKNDLDMMGQLEGGVLDFTFAEMGRFSTFYPEAEVYTLPYMIKNFKHMQNATFNTKFGKDLLKKIETKKNIIVLSQAYNGTRQTSSNKAINSIKDMKGLKLRVPNAPANLAFAKYSGAAPTPMAFSEVYLALQTNSVDAQENPLSAVKAQKFYEVQKYIAMTNHILNDQLYLVSASTMEDLPANLQKVVKEAAIEAAKYHTQLFEKEEASLKDFFKQKGVKITEPKLDEFRAAMKPFYDQYTKKNGKIGQEALKEIQAAAK; encoded by the coding sequence ATGAACTTGAAAAAATTAGTAGCAATGGGATTAGTATTTGGAGCAATGGCAACTGCGGCATTGGCAGCGGAATATGAATTGAAAATGGGAATGACGGCGGGAACTTCCTCAAATGAATACAAAGCGGCACAATTCTTTGCAAAACAATTAAAAGAAAAATCCAAGGGAGAAATTGAATTAAAATTGTATCCGGACGCACAACTTGGAAAAAATGACTTGGATATGATGGGACAATTGGAAGGAGGAGTTTTAGATTTCACTTTCGCGGAAATGGGAAGATTTTCCACATTCTATCCGGAAGCGGAAGTGTATACTCTACCTTATATGATCAAAAACTTTAAACATATGCAAAATGCAACTTTTAACACAAAGTTTGGAAAAGATTTGTTGAAAAAAATTGAAACAAAGAAAAACATCATTGTATTATCTCAAGCCTATAACGGAACAAGACAAACCAGCTCCAACAAGGCGATTAACTCTATCAAAGATATGAAGGGATTGAAATTGAGAGTTCCGAATGCACCTGCAAACTTAGCCTTTGCAAAATATTCAGGAGCTGCACCTACTCCAATGGCTTTCTCGGAAGTATATTTAGCTCTTCAAACCAACTCTGTAGATGCACAAGAAAATCCGTTGTCAGCAGTAAAAGCTCAAAAATTCTATGAAGTACAAAAATACATTGCCATGACAAATCATATCTTAAACGACCAATTGTACTTGGTAAGTGCTTCTACCATGGAAGATTTACCGGCTAATTTACAAAAAGTAGTCAAAGAAGCGGCGATAGAAGCAGCAAAATATCATACACAATTATTTGAAAAAGAAGAAGCTTCTTTGAAAGATTTCTTCAAACAAAAAGGAGTTAAAATTACAGAACCGAAATTGGATGAATTTAGAGCAGCGATGAAACCTTTCTATGATCAATATACAAAGAAAAATGGAAAGATAGGACAAGAGGCCTTAAAAGAAATTCAAGCTGCCGCTAAATAG
- a CDS encoding TRAP transporter large permease subunit — translation MKFFNKLEEWIGGTLFVGMFIVLVLQIISRQILDDPLIWSEELARLFFVYVGMLGISMGIRTQSHVMIDFVYARLPKKLQKVIFTGIQIIIFLCITSFSYFGYLLIEKKADIELVSLGISAKWMYIALPVISILMLIRFFQAYQENWEKEKVLISPKIILGFMILFMALLIFQPSVFKIFKMTQYFKLRGNSVYVALVLWLILIFAGVPVGWSLLASSMAYFSMTKWAVAYFASSKFVDSVDSFSLLSVPFFILTGILMNGSGITERIFYFAKASLGHYTGGMGHVNVAASLIFSGMSGSAIADAGGLGQLEIKAMRDEGYDDDICGGITAASCIIGPLVPPSISMIIYGVIANQSIAKLFLAGFVPGVLTTIALMIMNYFVCKKRGYKKAKKCTPKERWEAFKKAFWALLTPIIIIGGIFSGMFTPTEAAVVAALYSVILGMFIYKELTWKGLFQHCVEAMAISGVTVLMIITVTFFGDMIAREQVAMKIAELFIQFASSPLTVLVMINLLLLFLGMFIDALALQFLVLPMLIPVAEQVGIDLVFFGVMTTLNMMIGILTPPMGMALFVVAQVGKMPVSTVTKGVLPFLLPIFITLVVITLFPQIIIFLPNLIMGA, via the coding sequence ATGAAATTTTTTAATAAGTTAGAGGAATGGATTGGAGGAACATTATTTGTAGGAATGTTCATCGTCCTTGTATTACAAATTATATCACGACAAATATTGGATGATCCTTTGATCTGGAGTGAGGAACTGGCGAGATTGTTTTTCGTATATGTGGGAATGCTGGGAATCAGTATGGGAATACGTACACAATCTCACGTTATGATTGACTTCGTGTATGCGAGATTGCCTAAAAAACTGCAAAAAGTAATTTTTACGGGAATTCAAATCATTATTTTCTTATGTATCACTTCTTTCAGCTATTTCGGATATTTATTGATAGAGAAGAAAGCGGATATTGAATTGGTATCTTTAGGGATTTCGGCAAAATGGATGTACATTGCTTTGCCGGTCATTTCGATTTTGATGTTAATTCGTTTTTTTCAAGCCTATCAAGAGAACTGGGAAAAGGAAAAAGTTTTGATTTCTCCCAAAATTATTCTCGGTTTTATGATTCTTTTCATGGCACTGCTGATTTTTCAACCCTCTGTCTTTAAGATCTTTAAAATGACACAATATTTTAAATTACGGGGAAATTCAGTGTATGTTGCCCTAGTGTTATGGTTGATCTTGATTTTCGCGGGAGTTCCTGTGGGGTGGTCTTTATTGGCTTCCTCTATGGCGTATTTCTCTATGACAAAATGGGCGGTCGCTTATTTTGCTTCTTCTAAATTTGTAGATAGTGTGGACAGTTTCAGCTTATTGAGCGTTCCTTTCTTCATTTTGACAGGAATTTTGATGAACGGTTCCGGAATTACAGAAAGAATTTTCTATTTTGCAAAGGCAAGCTTAGGACATTATACAGGGGGAATGGGACATGTCAATGTGGCAGCCAGTTTGATTTTCTCCGGAATGTCCGGTTCTGCGATTGCAGATGCCGGAGGATTGGGACAATTGGAAATCAAAGCCATGAGAGATGAGGGCTATGATGACGATATTTGTGGGGGAATTACGGCGGCTTCTTGTATTATAGGACCTTTGGTTCCTCCAAGTATCAGTATGATTATTTATGGAGTCATTGCAAACCAGTCGATTGCCAAATTATTTTTAGCAGGCTTTGTACCGGGAGTTTTGACAACCATTGCTCTGATGATTATGAACTACTTTGTATGTAAAAAAAGAGGATATAAAAAAGCAAAAAAATGTACTCCGAAAGAAAGATGGGAAGCTTTTAAAAAGGCATTTTGGGCTTTGTTAACTCCGATTATTATCATTGGAGGAATTTTTTCCGGAATGTTTACTCCGACAGAAGCGGCTGTTGTAGCAGCTCTGTATTCCGTGATCTTAGGAATGTTTATCTATAAGGAATTGACATGGAAAGGATTATTTCAACACTGCGTCGAAGCAATGGCAATCAGTGGAGTTACCGTTTTGATGATTATCACGGTTACCTTCTTTGGAGATATGATTGCGAGAGAACAAGTGGCTATGAAAATTGCGGAACTTTTCATTCAATTCGCAAGTTCACCTTTGACAGTATTAGTCATGATTAACTTGCTGTTATTGTTCTTGGGAATGTTTATTGATGCTTTGGCACTACAATTTTTGGTATTGCCGATGTTAATTCCTGTAGCGGAACAAGTGGGAATTGATTTAGTCTTCTTTGGAGTTATGACAACCTTGAATATGATGATAGGAATTTTAACTCCGCCAATGGGAATGGCATTGTTTGTGGTGGCACAGGTAGGAAAAATGCCGGTAAGTACGGTAACGAAAGGAGTATTGCCTTTCTTACTTCCTATTTTTATCACCTTGGTCGTGATTACCTTATTCCCGCAAATTATTATTTTCCTACCGAATTTAATCATGGGAGCTTAG
- a CDS encoding ROK family protein, translating into MKQDKIIAIDIGGTNIKYALVSSGGEILSSGNLPTEAEKGMETLLFKLDELIQTYLSEEILGLAVSATGQIDSIQGKVVGGNPIIPGWIGCKLVKILEEKYHLPCVLENDVNCAALGEAWLGAGKGKKDFLCLTIGTGIGGGIILNHQLYRGASSVAGEFGKLYLQNKQEVYEKYASMSALVQKVQEKTGKHWNGKKIFDVYWQGEENIVSIVDEWIHDIAEGLKVLLYLWNPGCIILGGAVTHQGEAFQKKIEEELQKQITPNYLECLELKFANLGNHAGLLGAAFLLLDKMKQEEVKE; encoded by the coding sequence ATGAAACAGGATAAAATCATTGCGATTGACATAGGTGGAACAAATATTAAATATGCTTTGGTATCTTCCGGAGGAGAGATTCTCTCCTCCGGAAATCTTCCTACGGAAGCGGAAAAAGGAATGGAAACTTTGCTTTTCAAATTGGATGAACTCATTCAAACATACTTATCGGAAGAAATTTTAGGTCTTGCCGTTTCTGCAACCGGTCAGATTGACTCTATCCAAGGGAAAGTCGTAGGAGGAAATCCTATTATTCCCGGTTGGATCGGTTGTAAATTGGTAAAGATTTTGGAAGAGAAATATCATTTGCCATGTGTTTTGGAAAATGATGTCAACTGTGCAGCCTTGGGGGAAGCATGGTTGGGAGCAGGAAAAGGAAAAAAAGATTTTCTGTGTCTAACAATTGGAACAGGAATTGGCGGGGGAATTATTCTGAATCACCAATTATATCGAGGAGCCTCTTCGGTAGCCGGAGAATTTGGAAAATTATATTTACAAAATAAGCAGGAAGTTTATGAAAAATATGCTTCTATGTCCGCCCTTGTCCAAAAAGTACAGGAGAAAACCGGAAAGCATTGGAATGGAAAAAAGATTTTCGATGTGTATTGGCAGGGGGAGGAAAATATTGTTTCCATCGTAGATGAGTGGATTCATGATATTGCGGAAGGACTCAAAGTATTACTCTATCTTTGGAATCCCGGTTGCATTATTCTGGGAGGAGCTGTGACTCATCAGGGGGAAGCTTTTCAAAAGAAGATAGAAGAAGAATTACAAAAGCAAATCACTCCCAATTATTTGGAGTGTTTGGAACTTAAATTTGCAAACTTAGGGAATCATGCGGGCTTATTAGGAGCAGCATTCCTATTATTAGATAAAATGAAACAGGAGGAAGTAAAAGAATGA
- a CDS encoding N-acetylneuraminate lyase, which translates to MKGIFSALMVPYNLDGTINEKGLRELVRHNIDVMKVDGLYVGGSTGENFMISTEEKKEVFRIAMEEAKNEVQMMAQVGSINVKESVELGKYATELGYPCLSAVTPFYYKFSFEEIKEYYETIVRETQNNMVIYSIPFLTGVNMDVAQFGELFANPKIIGVKFTAGDFYLLERMRKAYPDKLILSGFDEMLLPAVVMGVDGAIGSTYNVNGIRAKEIFRLGKEGNIAEALELQHVTNDLIEGILGNGLYPTIKEILKCQGVHAGICRKPMAATTEEQTKVAKELYQKYLAK; encoded by the coding sequence ATGAAAGGAATTTTTTCGGCATTGATGGTGCCTTATAACTTGGATGGAACAATTAACGAAAAGGGACTTCGAGAATTGGTAAGACACAACATTGATGTCATGAAAGTGGACGGTTTATATGTTGGAGGAAGTACGGGAGAAAACTTTATGATTTCCACAGAGGAAAAGAAAGAAGTTTTCAGAATTGCAATGGAAGAAGCAAAAAACGAAGTACAGATGATGGCACAAGTGGGAAGTATCAATGTAAAAGAGTCTGTAGAATTAGGAAAGTATGCAACAGAATTGGGATATCCTTGTTTGTCAGCCGTGACACCTTTCTACTATAAATTCAGTTTTGAAGAAATTAAGGAATACTACGAAACCATCGTAAGAGAAACTCAAAATAACATGGTTATTTATTCCATTCCTTTCTTAACGGGAGTGAATATGGATGTTGCACAATTCGGAGAATTGTTTGCAAATCCTAAAATTATTGGAGTGAAATTCACAGCGGGAGATTTCTATCTATTGGAAAGAATGAGAAAGGCGTATCCCGATAAATTGATTTTATCCGGATTTGATGAAATGTTGTTACCGGCTGTTGTCATGGGAGTGGACGGAGCTATCGGAAGTACTTACAATGTCAATGGAATTCGGGCAAAAGAAATTTTCCGACTGGGAAAAGAAGGAAACATTGCAGAAGCATTAGAACTTCAACATGTGACAAATGATTTAATTGAAGGAATTTTAGGAAACGGATTGTATCCGACCATTAAGGAAATTTTAAAGTGTCAAGGTGTTCATGCCGGAATTTGTAGAAAACCGATGGCAGCTACCACAGAAGAACAAACCAAGGTAGCCAAAGAATTATATCAAAAATATTTAGCAAAATAG
- a CDS encoding N-acetylmannosamine-6-phosphate 2-epimerase, with the protein MKERMEALRGKLIVSCQALPEEPLHSSYIMSRMAYAAYVGGASGIRANTVSDIREIKKTVDLPIIGIIKEVYGENPVYITPTMKEISALVAEGVDIIAIDGTKRERPDGNTLENLMKAAKEKYPNQLFMADISSVEEAIEAERLGFDFVGTTLVGYTEYTKGNLPLVELEKVIQAVSLPVIGEGNLDTPEKAKKALDLGAFAVVVGGAITRPQQITKKFVDEMSK; encoded by the coding sequence ATGAAAGAAAGAATGGAAGCCTTGCGAGGAAAGTTGATTGTTTCCTGCCAAGCCTTGCCGGAAGAGCCTTTACATAGTTCTTATATTATGTCAAGAATGGCATATGCGGCTTATGTAGGAGGAGCCTCCGGAATTCGAGCCAATACCGTTTCTGATATTCGGGAAATCAAAAAAACAGTGGATTTACCTATTATCGGAATTATCAAAGAAGTCTATGGAGAAAATCCTGTCTATATTACTCCAACTATGAAAGAAATATCAGCTCTGGTAGCAGAAGGAGTCGATATTATTGCGATTGACGGCACAAAGCGAGAAAGACCGGATGGAAATACTTTAGAAAATTTGATGAAAGCAGCAAAGGAAAAGTATCCCAATCAATTATTTATGGCGGATATTTCTTCTGTAGAGGAAGCGATAGAAGCGGAAAGATTGGGATTTGATTTCGTAGGAACGACTTTGGTCGGCTATACGGAATATACAAAGGGAAATTTGCCTTTGGTGGAATTGGAAAAGGTAATTCAAGCGGTTTCTCTTCCTGTGATTGGAGAGGGGAACTTGGATACTCCGGAAAAAGCAAAAAAGGCTTTGGATTTAGGAGCTTTTGCAGTTGTAGTAGGAGGAGCCATTACCAGACCTCAACAAATTACGAAAAAATTTGTGGATGAAATGAGCAAATAG
- a CDS encoding YhcH/YjgK/YiaL family protein produces the protein MIYDKIENIGRYLGISEYLDQAIRYIMTGNYRKAKYGKNIVFGEHIYYNCPEGAMAKNIEGMDYEYHRTYIDIHIPLQGKENIAFFSMETGKEVKAYDQENDYGLYSGKAEGKLCIEEGEFLMLFPEEVHLALMKVEEEVTPIEKVIFKVRAK, from the coding sequence ATGATATACGATAAAATAGAAAACATAGGTCGATATTTAGGAATTTCAGAATATTTGGATCAGGCGATTCGATATATTATGACGGGAAATTATCGTAAAGCAAAATATGGAAAAAATATAGTATTCGGAGAACATATTTATTACAATTGCCCGGAAGGCGCTATGGCTAAAAATATAGAAGGTATGGATTACGAATACCACAGAACTTATATAGATATTCATATTCCCTTACAAGGAAAAGAAAATATTGCTTTTTTTTCAATGGAAACAGGCAAGGAAGTAAAAGCCTACGATCAGGAAAACGATTATGGATTATATTCCGGGAAAGCAGAAGGAAAACTTTGTATCGAAGAGGGAGAATTTTTAATGCTTTTTCCGGAAGAAGTCCATTTGGCTTTGATGAAAGTCGAAGAAGAAGTCACTCCGATTGAAAAAGTAATTTTCAAAGTGCGAGCAAAGTAA
- the pykF gene encoding pyruvate kinase PykF produces the protein MKKTKIVCTIGPKTEAKETLKSLLQSGMNVMRLNFSHGDYAEHGTRIINFREAMKETGIRAALLLDTKGPEIRTIKLEGGKDVSITAGQTFTFTTDKSVIGNQNKVAVTYEGFPKDLKVGNIVLVDDGLLSMRVTKISGNEVECIAENSGDLGENKGINLPNVKVNLPALAEKDIQDLKFGCEQGVDFIAASFIRKADDVKAVRKVLEENGGAGIQIISKIENQEGLDNFEEILEASDGIMVARGDLGVEIPVEEVPFAQKMMIQRCNAVGKVVITATQMLDSMIKNPRPTRAEANDVANAIIDGTDAVMLSGETAKGKYPLEAVTVMKRIAEKTDPLILPVEDAHLEEEEITVTTAVAKGTADVAEMIGAKVIVVATASGRAARDMRRYFPSADILAITNNEKTANQLVLTRGVTSYVDGTATSLDEFYALAEKAVRELGLATAGDVIIATCGEQVYINGTTNSVKVIHIK, from the coding sequence TTGAAAAAAACGAAAATTGTATGTACTATCGGACCAAAAACAGAAGCAAAAGAAACGTTGAAATCTCTATTGCAAAGTGGAATGAATGTAATGAGATTGAATTTCTCGCATGGAGATTATGCAGAGCATGGAACAAGAATTATAAATTTTAGAGAGGCTATGAAAGAAACAGGCATTCGAGCCGCTCTATTATTAGATACAAAAGGGCCTGAAATTCGGACTATAAAGTTAGAAGGGGGAAAGGATGTCAGTATCACAGCCGGACAAACTTTTACCTTTACTACAGATAAATCCGTGATTGGAAATCAAAATAAAGTAGCTGTGACCTATGAGGGATTTCCAAAAGATTTAAAAGTTGGAAATATTGTCTTGGTGGATGACGGTTTGTTATCTATGAGAGTCACAAAAATTTCCGGGAACGAAGTGGAGTGTATTGCCGAGAATTCAGGAGATTTAGGAGAAAACAAAGGAATTAATTTACCAAATGTAAAGGTGAATTTACCGGCTTTGGCGGAAAAAGATATTCAAGATTTAAAATTCGGTTGTGAGCAAGGGGTTGATTTCATTGCGGCTTCCTTTATTCGAAAAGCGGATGATGTGAAAGCGGTCAGAAAAGTATTGGAAGAAAACGGAGGAGCAGGGATTCAAATTATTTCGAAAATTGAAAATCAAGAAGGTTTGGATAACTTTGAAGAAATTTTAGAAGCTTCCGATGGAATTATGGTGGCAAGAGGAGATTTGGGAGTGGAAATTCCGGTAGAAGAAGTTCCTTTTGCTCAAAAAATGATGATTCAAAGATGTAATGCCGTTGGAAAAGTTGTCATTACAGCAACACAAATGTTGGATTCTATGATTAAAAATCCTCGACCTACAAGAGCGGAAGCAAATGACGTTGCCAATGCGATTATTGACGGAACGGATGCCGTTATGCTTTCGGGAGAAACGGCAAAGGGAAAATATCCTTTAGAGGCAGTGACTGTGATGAAGAGAATTGCGGAAAAAACGGATCCGTTGATTTTGCCGGTAGAAGATGCTCACTTAGAGGAAGAGGAAATTACGGTGACAACTGCAGTAGCAAAAGGGACTGCAGATGTGGCGGAAATGATTGGAGCAAAAGTGATTGTGGTGGCAACTGCTTCCGGAAGAGCGGCAAGAGATATGAGAAGATATTTTCCATCCGCAGATATTTTAGCAATTACGAATAATGAAAAAACGGCAAATCAATTGGTGCTAACAAGAGGGGTGACTTCCTACGTCGACGGAACGGCAACTTCTTTGGATGAATTTTATGCTTTGGCGGAAAAAGCGGTGCGAGAATTAGGATTGGCAACAGCAGGAGATGTGATTATTGCAACTTGTGGAGAACAAGTATATATCAACGGAACGACAAACTCTGTAAAGGTAATTCATATTAAATAA